In Actinoplanes lobatus, the DNA window GTTCCTGACCGTGCTGGCGGTGGCCGCCTGGCGCGGGTTCGGCGTCCGCCTGCGCCCGGACGGGATACTGGACCGCCGTCCGGTCCGCCCGGTGTTCATGCCGTGGCAGTCCCTCGGGCCGGGACGGCCTGTCGTGGCCGGCCGTTTCCAGGTCCTGGTCGGGCGCCGTGGCCTGTCCACGTGGAACATCGACAGCACCTTCCTGGCCCGGGTCATCCAGGAGTACGCCGACCACCCCGAACACCGGCCCGCCATCGGCACCGAGGCCGAACTGCGCCGCCTTCTCGACTAGCCGACTCTCAGCGCTGTCCCGACGCGCGTGAGCCGGCCGGCGCCGAGGTCAGGGGGCGGTGACCCGGTAGACGGCGCCGGCGTGGTCGTCGCTGACGTAAAGGGCGCCGTCCGGGCCCTGAACCGCCATCACCGGGCGGCCCCACCGGGAGCCGTCCTCGTTCTGGAAGCCGGTCAGCAGGGTCTGCTGCGGGCCGAGCGTCCCGTTGCGCCAGGCGAAGAAGGACACCTCCGGCGGCCGGGGCGGGTTACGGTTCCACGAGCCGTGGATCCCGGCCAGCGCGCCCGGCCCGTACGACCCGGCCAGACCCGGCGACACGGCGAAACTCAGGCCGAGCGGCGCCGAGTGCGCGCCCATGCCCTGCTCGACGGGCGCCAGCTTCGAGCAGTCCAGCTTCGCGCCGCCGGGATTGGTCTGGAAGTCCCGCACGAACGGCCGCCCGGTGTAGCTCAGCGCCGACTCCGGATCGCCGGGTGACAGGTCGGGCTCCGAGTTGCAGTACGGCCAGCCCAGCTCACGGCCCTGCGTCAGCCGGGCCAGTTGCTCCATCGGGTGGTCGTTGACGTACGACTGCATCACCTCGCCCCGGTCGCCGCCGCTGTTGCCGTCGTAGTCCCGGTCGTACGGGAACTCGATGTTGTCGCGGTGATTGACCGCCGTCCACACCGCCCCGTCCGGGTCGACGGCCAGCCCGGTCCCGTTGCGGACACCCCGCGCGAACACGGTGGGCTCGCCACCGGCGGCCGGCGCCTTCAGGATCGTCGCCCGCTCCGGCGAGGCGTCCCGGTCCTCCTCCGAGATGTTGCCGGTCGACCCGACCGAGATGTAGATCGCCCCGTCCGGGCCGATCGCCACGCTCTTGAGCGCGTGCGAATAGGCGCCGCGCAGCTCCGGGCTCTTGTCGTCGGGCAACCCGCCGACGACGACCCGCCCATTCAAGACCTTTCCATGCCGGTACGTGTACGCGTTGACCTGGTCGCTTTCGGCCACGTAGAGGGTGTCGCCGGAGAACGCCAGCCCGTGCGGCTGATTGAGCCCGCTGAGCAGGGTCTCCTGTCGTGGCACCCCACCGCCCGGCACCAGCGCGACGACGTCACCGAACTTGGGCCGCGACACCAGCAGCCGCCGGTCCGGCGTCCAGGCGAGCAGCCGTGCGCTGGGGATCCGCGCCCACACGCTGACCGTCCAGCCGGGGGGCGCCTGCATCCGCCGTTTCTCGTCGAACGGCGCCGTTCCGGCCCCATCGAGGACCCGCACATCGGTGGCCTCCAGGTCCGGCACCTGAGCCACGGCCGACGACGGCGGCGGCACGGTCGGCCGCGCCGCCGCGACCGGCTCGTCCGCCGAACAGCCGGCCAGACCGGCCAACAGGCTCAAACCCACGACACCCCGGGTGATCGTCCTCATCGGCCCACCTTATCGACGCGCCGCCCGGTGGAGCCGGTTGCGCGAACCGCGCAGCGACCGCCCTGCCGCCGAGATCCTGCATTCACCGGTACGGGCGTGACATCCCACCACGGGTCCGACCGTATGCTACGAAGCGTAACCATCATGATCATCGGGGCTGAAAATGAGTGACCTGCTCAAGACGCACATCGAGAACGTGCTCGAAGCCAACTACGCCACCGTCTCCAAGACCATGCAGCGCGTCGAGGACTACGAGGCGCAGGGCCGCCGCGTCATCACCGGCGGTCAGATCGGCGAGGACTCCTGGGACATCATCGACTGGCGTACCAACGAGATCCTCGCCGCCGGTACCGACGGCCTGGCCGGGTACGCCGCGGCCGGCACCGAGCTCGACCCGGACGGCACCTGGATCCACCTCGACCAGATCCTCGAGGAGGACGAGTCGGAGTATGTGGAGACGCCCGGCCTGCCCGAGGGTCTGGCCGCCACCATCGAGGACTGGGTCCTGACCGGCGACCCGGAGGAGATCGCCGCGTTCATCGGCTGGCCTCTGGAGAAGGTCGAGGAGTACCAGGCCGAGGCGTGACAGTTTCGCGAATCGGCCACAGTGCTGCGAACCTGGACCGATGCGTCTCCTAGTCTTCGGCGCCGCGCTCCTCGTCCTGCTGCTGGCGCTGCTGGTCCTGGCCCTCGGCATCGCCTCCGCCATGGGCCTGGTCGAGCTGCGGTTCGGCGCCCCATCCTGACGCCTGCCGCCGCCGGGCGAGGAGTTCCGCGTCGGCCTCCCGCCCGGCCAGGCGGCCCGTCTCGTACCACCGGGCCGCCTGTCCGGCCTTGCGCTGGGCATGGATGAACCAGTTGTCCGCCGCGACCGCGTCACGGAATGCCGCCTCGCCTCTCGCGAGCAGCGTGTCGGCGGGGACGTCCACCGGGAATTCCCGCCAGCCCGCAGCCTCGGTGGACCGGGTCATCCGGTGGTGACCGGGAGAGTGGCGTAGCCGCGCAGAACCAGGCGGTCACGGCGTTCCGGGACGCCGGCCAGGGCCAGGCCGGGCAGCGTGGCCAGAATCAGTGGGAACGCCACCTGCGCCTCCAGGCGGGCCAGTGGGGCGCCCAGGCAGTAGTGGGCGCCGCCGCCGAAGGAGACCGGCTGGACGTTGGGCCGGTCGGGGTCGAAGCGGTGCGGGTCGGGATAGCGGGCCGGGTCGCGGTTGGCGGAGCCGAGCAGCAGCGTCAGCGCCGAGCCGGCCTCCAGCTTCCGGCCGTCCAGCTCCACCGCCGTCGAGGTGAACCGGGACGCCAACTGCACCGGGGAGTCGTACCGGAGCATCTCCTCGACGAACGCGGGCGCGAGGCCCGGATCGGAGCGCAACCGGGTGGCCAGATCGGGATGGTCCAACAGGATCTGTAGCCCGGTGCCGAGCAGGTTGGTGGTGGTCTCGAAGCCGGCGACCAGCAGCAGCACCAGGTTGGCCAGCAGCTCACTGCCGGTCAGGCCGGATCCGGCGGCGGCGAGCGCGCTGGTCAGATCCTCCCGCGGGTGGCGTTGCCGTTCGGCGATCAGGCCGATGAAGTAGTCCTCCAGTTCACGGGCGGCGGCGTCGGCGGCCCGCATCTCCTCCTCGGTGCTGATCGGCTCCAGCACCACGGTCAGGTCGGCGGCCTGCCGCCGGAACCACGGCATGTCGGTGTCCGGAACTCCGAGCAGCGCACAGATCACGCCGATCGGCAGCGGGTAGGCGAACGCCGTCATGAAGTCGGTCTCGCCCGGCATCGCCTCGATCAGCTCCCCGGCCTGACGAGTGATCACGTCGCGCATCGCGGCGACCCGGCGGGCGGTGAACGTGGACGCGGCCGCCCGGCGCACCCGGGTGTGGTCCGGCGGATTGTTCTGCAACATGGACCGCACGATCGCGGCGACGCCCCGGTTCTCCCGCCAGTCCGGCCAGAACCCGTCGTAGTCGGCGGCGTCGGCCACCCGCATGCCGGGATCCCGCAGGATCCGGCTGGTCAGCTCGTGGGTGGTGACGAACCAGCGATCGTCGATCGCCTGGAAGACCGGCGCATGGCCGCGAAGCACCTCATAGGCGGGATACGGATCCTGGCGTCCTTCGGCCGAGAAGAGTGAGGTCAGCGCGCTCTGGAAATCCATGCCGCCCATCATGGCGCGGGCAGGCCAGTGCGGCGACGGCGCGAGCGCGGATCATTCTCAGACCATTTCGGGGGTACGCCGCGCGGCGCAGCGGGCTACCAGGAGCGATGACCGGCCGCCAGGATGGCGGGATGACGGATTCGAAGCCGCTCGTCGAGAGCCTTCGCCGCCGGATCCGTGCCTACCTCGACGACGGCGACCGGCTGGGCCTGTTCGATCCACGGTCGAACACCGAGGTGGCCGAGTTGACCGAGTTCTGCCTGGCGCATGCCGACTCGGTCGCGGTGGAGGTCGTCGAGACGCTGGCCTGGCTGCACTGGGTGCGCTGGCAGGTCATGCCCGATCAGCGGGATCTGGACATCGCGCAGGCCCTTTTCGGGCAGCTTCGCGATATATATCCCGAGCTGACCCCAGCCGAGTTCCGGAACCCGGACCGGACGCAGTGGCCGTATGCGGGCGCCCGCGTCCTCGACGACCTCGGGCTCGACGCCGATCCGGCTCATCTCGACACCGCGATCGAGCTGTTGGAACAGGGTCTCGACAGCGTGCCCACCGGGGATCCGGATCGTGGCGTACACCTGATGAATCTGGCGAACGGGTACATCCAGCGGTTCGATCGCGCGGGCGCGGCCGCCGACCTCGACGGGGCCGTCCAGACGGCCCTGGACGCGCTGCGTACCGGCCGGTTCGCGGACCTCGGCGCCGACGTCTTCCGGGAGACCCTCGAACGTGCCGTCGACAGACGCCATGATCTGTATCACCGCATCGACGATCTGGACAAGCTCATCGATGTAGCCCGCGCCCGGTGGCGAACCGTGGCCGCCGACGATCCCCGACGGGTCTTCCGTGCCGTGCGCCTGTCCGCAGTCCTGCAGGACCGGTTCGAACGTACCGAGCGGCGATCCGACCTGGACGAGGCCATCACCGTCGAGCGGGCCGCGCTGATCGGCGACCGAACCGATCTTGACGCGGCGCTCGCGGAGATCCGGGACGAGCCGGTGGGCGACCCGGACGTGCGCCTGGCCCGCGTCGTGCTGCTGTCGGGCCACGGCACCTCGCTGTCCGTTCGCTATGGTCTGAGCGGCGTGGACAGCGACCTGGCCGCCGCGATCGTCGTGTGCCGCATCGCCGTCGAGATGATGCCGGAGCGTCCGGCCGGGCCGATCGGTCTCGCGATTGCCCTGCGTATGCGGTTCCTGATCGCGGGTGATCCCGCCGATCTTGAGGAATCGATCCGGCTGGCACGGGCGGCGGGCACCGGCCTCAGCCCCGGCGATCCGGAGTACGGGCACCAACTTGCCGTGCTGAGCCAATCCTTGCGGTACCGCTACGAACACCGGGGCGATCTCACCGACCTCGACGAGGCGGTGTCCACCGGGCGAGCGGCCCTCGGCAATCTGGCCGGCGACGACCCGGAACGGGTGCTCTGCGCCGTGAATCTCCTCAGCGCGCTGCGGGCGCGGGCCGTCCAGCGCGGTGAGCTCAGCGACCTGAACGAGGCGGTCGAGATCGGCCGGACCGGGCTGGCCTCGCTCCCGGCCCGGCACCCGCATCGCCCGGTCTGCCTTTCGAATCTGGCCCTGTCGCTGATGGACCGATTCGAGGCGGTCCACGACCGGTCCGACGCCGACGAGGCGGTCGAGGCGGCCCGTACCGCCGTCGAGATACTCAATCCCACCGACCCGGACCGGCAGGCCTACCACTTCACCCTCAGCCGCATCCTGCGCAGCCGCTACCAGGACACCGGCCGGCCGGACGATCTGGACGGAGCCCTCGAAGCCGCCCGGACCGCCGTCGCCCTGGCCGGTGCGGACCTCCCGACCCGCCTGTATGCCCTGGGCGAGCTGAGCGTCATCCTCACCCAGCGGTTCGCCGAGACCGAGGCCGAAGCGGACCTGGACGAGGCAGTCGAATACGCCCGGCTCGCCGTTGACGCATGCCCGCCCGGCAATCCCAACCGGGCCGGCTACCTCTACCTGCTCGGTCGCGTGTTCGAGGCCCAGAAGCAGGTGGACAGCGCCATCGATGTGTGGCGGGATTCCGTCGGCGCCGGCAGTGGACCACCACGCAACCGCATCTCCGCGGCTCGTGCCTGGGGTGCGGCGGCGGCCCGCCGAGCGCAATGGCGGTCCGCGCGGACCGGGTACGCCGCAGCGGTGGAGCTCATCCCCGTGCAGGCGTGGCGCGGCATCAACCGGGCCAGCCAGGAACTCCTGCTGGCCGACTGGTCCGGGCTCGGCGCCGACGCGGCGGCGTGCGCCGTGCACGCGGGCCCACCCGGCGAGGCGGCCCAGCTGCTGGAGATGGGCCGCAACGTGCTGTGGGGTCAACTGCTGGAGACACGTACCGCCCTGACCGATTCACTGCGGAAACAGGCCCCCGACCTGGCCGAACGCCTGGACACCGTCCGCGCCGCCCTGGACCGCCCGCTCTAGGATCACCGACCATGATCACGATCGGGCGGGCTCGGCACACGTATCTCGCGGTGGGCAGCCCGCGCCGGCTGATGGCGGCGCTCGCCCCCGGGTACGTCCTCGTCCTGGCCGTCGGACTGGCGCTCCAGGACAACATTTGGCTTCTCGCCTTCGGTCTCCCGTATACGCTGTTCGCCGCTGTGCCGCTGCTGTTCCGCGGATCACGCGGCTTCAACTGGGCCTGCTACACGGTGTCGGTTTTGCTGTGGTTGTGCGGGGCCTTCGGCGCGATCCTGTTCATCCCGGCGTTTATCCCGCTGCTGTTCGCCACCCCGCCGTCACTGCGTGCTTCCGCCCTTCATGCCGTCGTGGCGGCCGTCCTGGGCGTGCTGGCCACCGCCATCATCCTGGTGTTCTGACGCGGTGAGGTTCATAGCCGCCGATTCGGCCTACCGGTATAGTCGCGCCGCCCGGTTGATTGATCTTGAGGAATCCGTATGCGAAGCACCCTCGCCGTCCTGGCGCTCGGCGGTTGCCTGTTGACCGCCGCCTGCGGCGAGACCGCGGAGCCGGTCCTGGTGTCGCCGGGCACCTCGGCGATCGCCGCCGGGGCCCCCGCCACCTCGGAACCCGTGTCCTCGCCCGAGCCGGAGACGTCGAAGCCGAAGTCGAAGAAGCCGTCCCCATCCGCGTCGGCGTCGAAACGCAGCCCGTCGCCCAAGCCGACGACCGCCGCCGCGAAGAGCGACCCCGAGGCGGCCTGTGACGCGACCATGAAGGCCGAGGACCGCCTCAACACGGTCAAGGAGGCCAACGGCCCGTTGGCGGTCGGCGACGACGCCACCCCGGCCGAGGTCGCCGCCGCGGTGGCCGCGTTGCGTACCGGCGTTCAGGCCAACGTGCAGGCCGTGACCAAGGCCCGGGGCCTGACCACCGACACGGATGTGCGGGCCGCCCTCGCCGATCTGATCGCGGCCCGCAAGGCGATGATCGCGCTGCTGAACAAGGCCGGCACCGACGCCGGGAAGAAGAACGCGACCCTCAACACGGTGGCCGAGGTGAAAGCGACAATGAACCTCTGGCGGTACCCCGAAGGGCTGTGCATGCCCTACGTCGACTGACCGGGAAAACGTTTGCGCGGGTCCGGCCGGTTGTGGAGGATCCGCCCGTGACGAATCCTGAGCAGACCCGGCCGACCGCACTCCTCACCGGGGTCGGCCGCACCGTCGGGATCGGCGCCGGCATCGCCGCCCGCCTGGCCGCCACCGGGTGGAACATCGCGTTCACCTGCTGGACGCCCTACGACGACCGGATGACCTGGGGTGTCGAGACCGGCGCCACCGAGGCGATCACGAAAACCCTCACCGGGTACGGCGCGGCCGTCACCGCCATCGAGGCCGACCTCGCCGACCCGGCGGCGCCCGCGGCGGTCTACGACGAGGCCGAGCGCCGCCTCGGGCCGGTCACCGCCCTGGTGATGTGTCACGCCGAGTCGGTCGACTCCGGCCTGCTCGACACCACGGTCGAGAGCTTCGACCGCCATTTCGCCGTCAACACGCGGGCCAGCTGGCTGCTGATCCGGGAGCACGGTCAGCGGTACCGCGGCCGCCACGGCGACGGCCGTGTCATCGCGCTGACCAGCGATCACACGGTCGGAAACCTGCCGTACGGGGCGAGCAAGGGCGCCCTCGACCGGATCACCCAGGCCGCCGCCCACGAGCTGGCGCACCTCGGGATCAGCTGCAACGTGATCAATCCCGGTCCGATCGACACCGGCTGGATGTCCGACGAGGGCCGCGAATCGCTGCTGCGGCAGACGCCGCTCGGCCGGCTCGGCACCCCGCGGGACACCGCCAACCTGGTCGCCTTCCTCTGCTCGCCCGAGGGTCAGTGGATCAACGGCCAGCTGCTGCTCAGCAACGGCGGCTTCGCCTGACACTCGCCGGGCGTGGACGGATCGGTCTGAAGTACGGGATCCGGACGGCACTTCAGCACGGGCCGGTTCCGGACCTCGCTCCGATGAGTTCGGCCGCCGCCGTCGCGACGATGGGCGCATGCGAACACAGGTGGCACGATCGAACTGGCTCGTTCCGGGTGCGTTACTGCTTCTCGCCGCGGTTCCGGGGATCGCCGGAAGTCTGCGGCTGGCCGAGTTCGCGGGTGGCGCCCAAACGCTGCCGGACAGCGAGCGGATCACCTCGGCGCCGCTGCCGGTCATCGTGCACATCGTCAGCGTCCTGGTGTTCAGCGTGCTCGGCGCGT includes these proteins:
- a CDS encoding PQQ-dependent sugar dehydrogenase; its protein translation is MRTITRGVVGLSLLAGLAGCSADEPVAAARPTVPPPSSAVAQVPDLEATDVRVLDGAGTAPFDEKRRMQAPPGWTVSVWARIPSARLLAWTPDRRLLVSRPKFGDVVALVPGGGVPRQETLLSGLNQPHGLAFSGDTLYVAESDQVNAYTYRHGKVLNGRVVVGGLPDDKSPELRGAYSHALKSVAIGPDGAIYISVGSTGNISEEDRDASPERATILKAPAAGGEPTVFARGVRNGTGLAVDPDGAVWTAVNHRDNIEFPYDRDYDGNSGGDRGEVMQSYVNDHPMEQLARLTQGRELGWPYCNSEPDLSPGDPESALSYTGRPFVRDFQTNPGGAKLDCSKLAPVEQGMGAHSAPLGLSFAVSPGLAGSYGPGALAGIHGSWNRNPPRPPEVSFFAWRNGTLGPQQTLLTGFQNEDGSRWGRPVMAVQGPDGALYVSDDHAGAVYRVTAP
- a CDS encoding cytochrome P450; translation: MDFQSALTSLFSAEGRQDPYPAYEVLRGHAPVFQAIDDRWFVTTHELTSRILRDPGMRVADAADYDGFWPDWRENRGVAAIVRSMLQNNPPDHTRVRRAAASTFTARRVAAMRDVITRQAGELIEAMPGETDFMTAFAYPLPIGVICALLGVPDTDMPWFRRQAADLTVVLEPISTEEEMRAADAAARELEDYFIGLIAERQRHPREDLTSALAAAGSGLTGSELLANLVLLLVAGFETTTNLLGTGLQILLDHPDLATRLRSDPGLAPAFVEEMLRYDSPVQLASRFTSTAVELDGRKLEAGSALTLLLGSANRDPARYPDPHRFDPDRPNVQPVSFGGGAHYCLGAPLARLEAQVAFPLILATLPGLALAGVPERRDRLVLRGYATLPVTTG
- a CDS encoding tetratricopeptide repeat protein, with protein sequence MTDSKPLVESLRRRIRAYLDDGDRLGLFDPRSNTEVAELTEFCLAHADSVAVEVVETLAWLHWVRWQVMPDQRDLDIAQALFGQLRDIYPELTPAEFRNPDRTQWPYAGARVLDDLGLDADPAHLDTAIELLEQGLDSVPTGDPDRGVHLMNLANGYIQRFDRAGAAADLDGAVQTALDALRTGRFADLGADVFRETLERAVDRRHDLYHRIDDLDKLIDVARARWRTVAADDPRRVFRAVRLSAVLQDRFERTERRSDLDEAITVERAALIGDRTDLDAALAEIRDEPVGDPDVRLARVVLLSGHGTSLSVRYGLSGVDSDLAAAIVVCRIAVEMMPERPAGPIGLAIALRMRFLIAGDPADLEESIRLARAAGTGLSPGDPEYGHQLAVLSQSLRYRYEHRGDLTDLDEAVSTGRAALGNLAGDDPERVLCAVNLLSALRARAVQRGELSDLNEAVEIGRTGLASLPARHPHRPVCLSNLALSLMDRFEAVHDRSDADEAVEAARTAVEILNPTDPDRQAYHFTLSRILRSRYQDTGRPDDLDGALEAARTAVALAGADLPTRLYALGELSVILTQRFAETEAEADLDEAVEYARLAVDACPPGNPNRAGYLYLLGRVFEAQKQVDSAIDVWRDSVGAGSGPPRNRISAARAWGAAAARRAQWRSARTGYAAAVELIPVQAWRGINRASQELLLADWSGLGADAAACAVHAGPPGEAAQLLEMGRNVLWGQLLETRTALTDSLRKQAPDLAERLDTVRAALDRPL
- a CDS encoding SDR family oxidoreductase, which encodes MTNPEQTRPTALLTGVGRTVGIGAGIAARLAATGWNIAFTCWTPYDDRMTWGVETGATEAITKTLTGYGAAVTAIEADLADPAAPAAVYDEAERRLGPVTALVMCHAESVDSGLLDTTVESFDRHFAVNTRASWLLIREHGQRYRGRHGDGRVIALTSDHTVGNLPYGASKGALDRITQAAAHELAHLGISCNVINPGPIDTGWMSDEGRESLLRQTPLGRLGTPRDTANLVAFLCSPEGQWINGQLLLSNGGFA